In the genome of Podarcis raffonei isolate rPodRaf1 chromosome 17, rPodRaf1.pri, whole genome shotgun sequence, one region contains:
- the KIAA2026 gene encoding uncharacterized protein KIAA2026 homolog isoform X1 → MNLAQPEGQEEEEEGGGEEEEEEGGMEPPEDVAAADPAPVGCPLQEAAGGEGTSGWEQSLSPELQQARRILSEFLLEKHRPLTAPFLRPFGGGSQQEAEGGLQSGSAGSSSSSSSSSSQDPSSQDPPPPLSGMWLLKMEEKFSSGQYKGIADFVADFRLMLETCYRLHGVDHWLSKQAQKLEMMLEQKLALLSRHLREKTAIGVTSKGFCGLEDEKGTACTSTRRRSTPRSLAGLTTGVFESVMVQVLRQEEQLRAKEEKRLREQERKEAEEASQKEIEEWEKSLLSQASPTRMENMWEIPAIGHFLCLAQHILNLPEIVFYELERCLLMPQCSAFLSKIMTSLLSPPHRRSTLHRRPTLPYRTWEAALKQKVQQWYTAVGQTDNPDSCAEKLGLCPQFFKVLGEINPLEEKPFHELLFCQKVWLLKGLCDFVYETQKDVQDAVLGQPIHECREVILGYDYLEHAYVHFPQFCGADVRIYKQKPFHAPEFPAPPIKVRRVPRIKLEKVKCEYVSKSNGEVRLSAKEELSFTRAESGNNIGLAKMHLDCLDVAPENDTNSHSEEKIQRDCDFTIDCYKENRDKAVVPGDVVNFGGPLSPGEIRVVENGEKCGESSIVKTETTPLKENTLKTCQMHVNGNHSDNPDMNCHKVAKEATSENSVENKTLQFTKVRAKKKKKKKKKLKDILNESLQRKREIHLHSLKSYKPEIQNKLLMMKKKAKHKKHKSGKKSISKKAVTKKRKSVTKAAVPEFQLICTNLDELRELIRKIENELKDVENVKKKSGRWYHRKQAVKELHCTLLRLLNELLPWEPKLMKAFQRNRSRLKKDYDDFKKQPDHDKFTREQWTNEDGEVNTGMEVSTKATSESPEHNELLKRDYTDTEDMKLSEMELAAGKSRLLRKELACKEIQKMVPKSFKRQSKQNSYLDDSTREFSPRKKLKLSTGDTTVYGTENDLSIDGGLNKPKQTESSSSESLDTTDSPPSISSLIKGTKPIQALLAKNIGNKVTLTSQLPPAAGRSISTSEKLIMSPIGSSPVKPVLPCQASSKSPLQVLYKIPDGHCMPIDLHNNSLKIQVQPVADCKPGEKTTGEKLMQQVLILPKNFLIQHREGKSVAKEIPPLQQKTNEQHRFSLPQSTAVNTTLAPAFPASVINAATAFLPGTNFKKNTTHLPQGANAAKGLSALPSVSATGNVLASVVKMSQSETTKTKTVVSSTSFPVTSSTVQALTTTLPPSVSSCTSGSSPRLASPQKSDADEPKQELKTVCIRDSQSILVRTRGGNTGIVKVQTNSDQISPSNLSPGSVFTYTPQLQAFLVPKSTQLSTSTFSAATTVVSNIPALIQSSPTTSVSIPAVPSGVNQGIGKNMMFAFGQPTNSSTLGHGMQKTVHLSSPTFLSPMSSSNITMPAHLNSSGNANSISPGNSGQNAICNTQASFINQQADVNSMNSPVTQPEATPISSGSVVSGTQIQKLMLVTNPPLLPACGTAGVNLVPAPTSTGITAQKLVFINRPLANIQSNTGLTAEPFKQTFSPSIGKAFVKSTEQPQLVLIPSTVGASLKVNPSPTVSQIKDVKIGLNIGQAIINSTANAPSVPPINIMQSAAPKDAEEKSSQGVILPLSNDGLVPLCSSLAKSVAPVEESLSLTTRAISTVTTTTCLDAASAALSGTTSGTWSTALAGGTDTSTKVTPVLTTRLRTSNVGNTVAISTVKTGHLASSVLISTTPPAHPSLSSTFQLPGTVALPRPVNSAPKMIPTAPQLPAVSSVVQCMPLSKGQQSTLVQFQSPRIPAAVPTNGSAPKPQTVLAPNPPNKGKIVSFSNLVSLPCQPLPPNFVKPAPAFTSAPTAATTQTVPASPSIAGNVGGQLNESCVQQKIIINTCTPLAPGTQIMISGTRFIVPPQGLGAGSHVLLISTNPKLGPLLTVNNGHGLQGVSPPSPSPQKTTQVLSNALSWQPSKQPLKSSTKIVNALGTANPLPIVHAAPQVANSAAKPSAPSFAATLSAPLVTTRPGGLAKTSLVCATHTDNSQLQSSTPVLHLDTSIKKLMVSPEGAILNAIKTPTSKSSSLPSSFSPDIVSTTRSPAVVFPNFLKPNIGVPNTAAS, encoded by the exons GCATTTGAGAGAGAAGACAGCAATAGGAGTAACATCTAAAGGGTTCTGTGGGCTGGAAGATGAGAAGGGAACAGCTTGTACTTCAACAAGGCGGCGTTCAACACCACGCAGTTTAGCAGGCTTGACCACAGGCGTGTTTGAATCCGTAATGGTTCAGGTTCTGAGACAGGAAGAGCAACTGAgagcaaaagaagaaaagag gCTTCGAGAGCAAGAGAGAAAAGAGGCAGAAGAAGCTAGccaaaaagaaattgaagaatgGGAGAAGTCTCTTCTGTCTCAAGCATCCCCTACTCGGATGGAAAACATGTGGGAAATCCCAGCTATTGGTCATTTCCTTTGTTTAGCACAGCATATTTTAAATTTGCCTGAAATAGTCTTTTATGAGCTAGAACGCTGCCTTCTGATGCCTCAGTGTAGCGCTTTTTTGTCTAAAATAATGACTTCTTTGCTAAGTCCTCCTCATCGGAGATCTACCTTGCATCGAAGGCCAACTCTTCCTTACAGGACTTGGGAAGCAGCACTTAAGCAGAAAGTACAGCAGTGGTATACAGCTGTGGGGCAAACGGACAATCCTGACAGTTGCGCAGAGAAACTTGGTCTTTGTCCTCAGTTTTTTAAAGTCCTTGGGGAAATTAATCCTTTGGAGGAAAAACCATTTCATGAGCTCCTGTTTTGTCAAAAAGTATGGCTGCTGAAAGGCCTCTGTGACTTTGTGTACGAGACCCAGAAAGATGTGCAAGATGCAGTACTTGGGCAGCCTATCCACGAGTGCAGGGAGGTGATACTGGGCTATGACTACTTAGAGCATGCCTATGTTCACTTCCCACAGTTCTGTGGTGCAGATGTACGGATTTACAAGCAGAAACCTTTTCATGCCCCTGAGTTTCCAGCTCCTCCCATTAAGGTGAGAAGAGTACCGCGGATTAAACTGGAGAAAGTGAAATGTGAATATGTCTCCAAAAGCAACGGCGAAGTTAGACTTAGCGCTAAAGAAGAGCTGTCTTTCACAAGGGCAGAATCTGGAAACAATATCGGCTTAGCAAAGATGCACTTGGACTGTTTGGATGTGGCCCCAGAAAATGACACAAATTCCCACAGTGAAGAGAAAATTCAAAGGGACTGTGACTTTACAATAGATTGCTACAAAGAAAATCGAGATAAAGCCGTTGTTCCAGGAGATGTTGTTAACTTTGGGGGGCCCCTCAGCCCAGGAGAAATCAGGGTTGTGGAAAATGGGGAGAAATGTGGTGAATCTTCCATAGTGAAAACCGAGACTACCCCGTTAAAGGAGAACACTCTTAAAACTTGCCAGATGCATGTGAATGGGAATCACAGCGACAATCCAGACATGAATTGCCACAAAGTTGCAAAAGAAGCTACATCAGAGAATtctgtagaaaacaaaacactaCAGTTTACTAAAGTgcgagcaaagaagaagaaaaagaagaaaaagaaattgaaagataTTTTGAATGAAAGCCTTCAGAGAAAGCGTGAGATTCACCTCCACTCATTGAAATCGTATAAACCTGAGATCCAGAATAAGTTGCTCATGATGAAAAAGAAAGCCAAACATAAGAAGCACAAATCGG GAAAGAAATCAATATCTAAAAAAGCAGTTACAAAGAAGAGGAAATCTGTTACGAAGGCTGCTGTTCCAGAATTTCAG CTTATTTGCACTAATCTTGATGAACTCAGGGAATTAATTAGAAAAATTGAGAATGAACTCAAAGATGTGGAGAATGTTAAAAAGAAATCG GGAAGATGGTATCACCGAAAGCAAGCTGTAAAAGAACTACACTGTACTCTGCTGCGACTGCTCAATGAATTGCTGCCATGGGAACCAAAACTAATGAAGGCTTTTCAAAGAAACAG GTCTCGGTTAAAAAAGGATTATGATGACTTCAAAAAGCAGCCAGATCATGATAAATTTACAAGAGAACAGTGGACTAATGAGGATGGTGAAGTAAATACTGGCATGGAGGTTTCCACTAAAGCAACGAGTGAGTCCCCCGAGCACAACGAACTTCTGAAAAGGGATTATACAGATACAG AGGACATGAAACTGTCAGAAATGGAACTTGCTGCAGGAAAATCCAGACTGTTAAGGAAAGAACTGGCTTGCAAAGAAATACAGAAGATGGTGCCTAAATCTTTTAAACGCCAGTCCAAGCAAAACAGTTACCTAGATGATAGCACAAGAGAGTTTTCACCAAGGAAAAAGCTGAAATTAAGCACAGGTGATACCACAGTCTATGGTACGGAAAATGACTTGTCAATTGATGGTGGCTTGAATAAACCCAAACAAACAGAATCCTCATCTTCAGAATCATTGGACACGACAGACTCGCCACCATCAATATCAAGCTTAATAAAAGGGACCAAACCCATCCAGGCCTTGCTTGCTAAGAATATTGGGAACAAAGTGACCTTAACAAGTCAGCTTCCACCTGCTGCAGGTAGAAGCATTTCTACGTCTGAAAAACTGATTATGTCACCTATAGGTTCTTCCCCAGTCAAACCAGTGTTGCCCTGCCAGGCCAGTTCCAAGAGCCCATTACAAGTGTTATACAAAATACCTGATGGCCACTGCATGCCAATAGACTTGCATAACAATTCACTGAAAATTCAGGTGCAGCCTGTGGCCGATTGTAAACCAGGAGAAAAAACCACAGGAGAGAAACTCATGCAGCAGGTCCTTATTTTGCCTAAAAATTTCCTTATCCAGCACAGAGAGGGTAAAAGTGTCGCAAAAGAAATTCCGCCATTGCAGCAGAAGACGAACGAGCAGCACCGTTTTTCTCTTCCGCAGTCAACAGCTGTCAACACTACTTTAGCTCCTGCCTTTCCAGCTTCGGTTATAAATGCTGCTACTGCGTTTCTTCCCGgcacaaattttaaaaagaatactaCACATTTGCCGCAAGGAGCTAATGCAGCAAAGGGTCTTTCGGCGTTGCCCTCTGTATCAGCCACAGGCAACGTGTTGGCGTCAGTGGTGAAAATGAGCCAAAGTGAGACTACTAAAACTAAGACTGTTGTTTCAAGTACCTCATTCCCTGTCACTTCATCTACAGTTCAGGCGCTGACAACAACACTACCACCAAGTGTTTCTTCTTGCACCAGCGGTTCCTCTCCAAGACTAGCATCCCCGCAGAAAAGTGACGCTGACGAACCTAAACAGGAGCTGAAAACAGTCTGCATCAGAGATTCGCAATCCATCCTTGTTAGGACGCGAGGTGGGAACACAGGAATCGTTAAGGTGCAGACAAATTCAGACCAGATTTCCCCTAGTAACTTATCTCCAGGTTCCGTTTTCACATACACACCTCAGCTTCAGGCATTTTTAGTGCCAAAATCCACACAATTGTCAACCTCTACCTTTTCGGCTGCGACAACAGTCGTATCTAATATCCCAGCACTTATCCAGTCCTCTCCCACAACTTCTGTTTCCATTCCAGCTGTTCCCAGTGGTGTAAATCAGGGAATAGGGAAAAACATGATGTTTGCATTTGGGCAACCAACGAACAGTTCTACGCTAGGTCATGGAATGCAAAAAACTGTACATTTGTCCTCTCCCACTTTCTTATCTCCAATGTCATCATCTAATATCACCATGCCGGCACATCTTAACAGCTCTGGTAATGCAAATAGCATTTCGCCAGGTAATAGTGGGCAGAATGCCATATGCAATACCCAGGCTTCTTTTATTAATCAGCAAGCTGATGTAAATAGTATGAACTCTCCTGTCACACAGCCTGAGGCCACACCTATAAGCAGTGGAAGTGTTGTGAGTGGCACTCAAATTCAAAAACTTATGTTGGTCACAAATCCCCCCCTTCTTCCCGCTTGCGGAACTGCAGGAGTCAACCTCGTCCCTGCTCCAACATCCACTGGCATTACCGCCCAGAAACTGGTTTTCATTAATAGACCACTTGCCAATATTCAGTCAAATACCGGTTTGACCGCAGAGCCCTTTAAACAGACCTTCTCTCCTTCGATTGGAAAAGCATTTGTTAAAAGCACAGAGCAGCCTCAGTTAGTCCTGATTCCATCTACCGTGGGAGCATCGCTGAAAGTTAATCCATCGCCAACGGTTTCTCAAATAAAAGATGTAAAAATAGGACTTAATATTGGCCAGGCCATCATAAATAGCACAGCTAATGCCCCGAGTGTTCCACCAATTAACATTATGCAATCCGCAGCTCCCAAAGATGCAGAAGAGAAAAGTAGCCAGGGTGTAATTTTGCCATTGTCAAATGATGGTTTGGTTCCTCTGTGTTCAAGCTTGGCAAAGAGTGTTGCACCAGTCGAAGAGTCTCTGAGTCTTACAACAAGAGCAATTtctacagtaacaacaacaacatgtttagaTGCTGCTTCTGCGGCATTGAGTGGAACCACTTCTGGAACATGGTCTACTGCCTTGGCTGGTGGAACAGATACTTCAACAAAAGTCACACCCGTTTTAACTACTCGACTGCGTACCTCTAATGTCGGAAATACTGTAGCTATATCAACTGTGAAAACGGGACACCTTGCTTCATCAGTACTAATTTCAACGACTCCACCAGCTCATCCAAGCTTGTCATCTACTTTTCAATTGCCAGGTACAGTTGCCTTGCCCAGACCTGTGAATAGTGCCCCCAAAATGATACCAACAGCCCCTCAATTGCCAGCAGTTTCCTCTGTTGTACAGTGTATGCCCCTTTCGAAAGGTCAACAGTCCACACTCGTTCAGTTTCAGTCACCCAGAATTCCAGCTGCAGTGCCAACAAATGGAAGTGCTCCCAAACCTCAAACTGTATTGGCCCCCAATCCACCAAATAAAGGTAAAATTGTTAGCTTTTCTAACTTAGTTTCCCTACCTTGTCAGCCGCTGCCTCCTAATTTTGTAAAGCCCGCCCCTGCTTTCACTTCTGCTCCTACTGCCGCCACCACTCAGACTGTTCCAGCTTCACCATCCATAGCTGGCAATGTAGGAGGACAGCTGAACGAGTCTTGTGTTcaacaaaaaataattattaacaCGTGTACACCTTTGGCACCTGGAACTCAGATAATGATCAGTGGCACTCGGTTCATTGTTCCACCTCAGGGTCTCGGAGCTGGCAGCCACGTCCTTCTCATCTCTACAAATCCAAAACTTGGCCCTCTTTTAACTGTTAATAATGGCCATGGGCTTCAAGGTGtatcccctccttctccttctccccagaAGACTACACAAGTGTTGAGCAATGCATTAAGCTGGCAGCCGTCAAAACAGCCTTTGAAAAGCTCTACCAAAATCGTGAACGCTCTTGGGACTGCGAACCCCCTGCCAATTGTACATGCAGCGCCACAAGTTGCAAACAGCGCTGCAAAACCAAGCGCCCCATCTTTTGCAGCAACATTGTCTGCGCCTTTGGTAACCACCCGGCCCGGCGGCCTGGCTAAAACGTCTTTGGTTTGTGCCACTCACACTGATAACTCACAGTTGCAAAGCAGTACACCTGTATTACATCTAGACACATCTATAAAAAAACTGATGGTCAGCCCAGAAGGAGCCATTCTGAATGCTATAAAGACTCCAACATCGAAATCTTCCTCTCTACCGTCGTCCTTCTCTCCTGACATCGTTTCCACAACCAGGAGTCCTGCTGTTGTCTTCCCTAATTTTCTGAAACCCAACATAGGCGTGCCTAACACAGCTGCATCTTAA